One Cuculus canorus isolate bCucCan1 chromosome 1, bCucCan1.pri, whole genome shotgun sequence DNA segment encodes these proteins:
- the NTF3 gene encoding neurotrophin-3 isoform X1, translating to MPDCKQHPGHWDSTRLKLQTAACSATAQHEILQVNKVMSILFYVIFLAYLRGIQSTNMDQRTLPEDSINSLIIKLIQADILKNKLSKQMVDIKENYQNTAQKADTQQDMDADDNVKSDFQPVVSVDTDLLRQQRRYNSPRVLLSDNTPLEPPPLYLMEDYIGNSVMVNRTSRRKRYAEHKSHRGEYSVCDSESLWVTDKSSAIDIRGHQVTVLGEIKTGNSPVKQYFYETRCKEAKPVKNGCRGIDDKHWNSQCKTSQTYVRALTSENNKLVGWRWIRIDTSCVCALSRKIGRT from the coding sequence ATCTTACAGGTGAACAAGGTGATGTCCATCTTGTTTTATGTGATATTTCTCGCTTATCTTCGTGGCATTCAGTCTACCAACATGGATCAAAGGACTTTGCCAGAAGATTCAATAAATTCTCTTATTATTAAACTCATTCAGGcagacattttgaaaaacaagcttTCTAAGCAGATGGTAGATATTAAGGAAAACTatcaaaacacagcacagaaagcagacaCTCAGCAAGATATGGATGCAGATGACAATGTGAAATCAGACTTCCAGCCAGTTGTTTCAGTGGACACAGACCTCTTAAGGCAACAGAGACGTTACAACTCTCCCCGAGTCCTCTTGAGTGACAACACACCGCTGGAACCACCACCGCTGTACCTCATGGAGGATTATATTGGAAATTCAGTCATGGTGAACAGAACCTCCCGGCGGAAAAGGTATGCAGAGCACAAGAGCCACCGAGGGGAATATTCTGTTTGTGACAGTGAAAGTTTATGGGTCACAGACAAATCGTCTGCGATTGACATTAGAGGACACCAGGTAACTGTGCTGGGAGAAATTAAAACAGGCAACTCTCCAGTTAAGCAATACTTTTATGAAACGAGGTGTAAAGAAGCCAAGCCTGTAAAAAATGGCTGCCGAGGCATCGATGACAAGCACTGGAACTCCCAATGCAAGACATCCCAAACTTATGTTAGGGCACTGacttcagaaaacaataaaCTGGTAGGCTGGAGATGGATAAGAATAGACACTTCCTGCGTGTGTGCGTTGTCAAGGAAAATAGGAAGAACATAA
- the NTF3 gene encoding neurotrophin-3 isoform X2 gives MVTPTTILQVNKVMSILFYVIFLAYLRGIQSTNMDQRTLPEDSINSLIIKLIQADILKNKLSKQMVDIKENYQNTAQKADTQQDMDADDNVKSDFQPVVSVDTDLLRQQRRYNSPRVLLSDNTPLEPPPLYLMEDYIGNSVMVNRTSRRKRYAEHKSHRGEYSVCDSESLWVTDKSSAIDIRGHQVTVLGEIKTGNSPVKQYFYETRCKEAKPVKNGCRGIDDKHWNSQCKTSQTYVRALTSENNKLVGWRWIRIDTSCVCALSRKIGRT, from the coding sequence ATCTTACAGGTGAACAAGGTGATGTCCATCTTGTTTTATGTGATATTTCTCGCTTATCTTCGTGGCATTCAGTCTACCAACATGGATCAAAGGACTTTGCCAGAAGATTCAATAAATTCTCTTATTATTAAACTCATTCAGGcagacattttgaaaaacaagcttTCTAAGCAGATGGTAGATATTAAGGAAAACTatcaaaacacagcacagaaagcagacaCTCAGCAAGATATGGATGCAGATGACAATGTGAAATCAGACTTCCAGCCAGTTGTTTCAGTGGACACAGACCTCTTAAGGCAACAGAGACGTTACAACTCTCCCCGAGTCCTCTTGAGTGACAACACACCGCTGGAACCACCACCGCTGTACCTCATGGAGGATTATATTGGAAATTCAGTCATGGTGAACAGAACCTCCCGGCGGAAAAGGTATGCAGAGCACAAGAGCCACCGAGGGGAATATTCTGTTTGTGACAGTGAAAGTTTATGGGTCACAGACAAATCGTCTGCGATTGACATTAGAGGACACCAGGTAACTGTGCTGGGAGAAATTAAAACAGGCAACTCTCCAGTTAAGCAATACTTTTATGAAACGAGGTGTAAAGAAGCCAAGCCTGTAAAAAATGGCTGCCGAGGCATCGATGACAAGCACTGGAACTCCCAATGCAAGACATCCCAAACTTATGTTAGGGCACTGacttcagaaaacaataaaCTGGTAGGCTGGAGATGGATAAGAATAGACACTTCCTGCGTGTGTGCGTTGTCAAGGAAAATAGGAAGAACATAA